In the genome of Arctopsyche grandis isolate Sample6627 chromosome 13, ASM5162203v2, whole genome shotgun sequence, the window AGATAACTCCTTCACAGCAAGCTCGGTtggtttcaatatatataatatattttctaaaattgtgAAATCAATTTCATTGTACATGTTTTCACTACCGGTTTCAATGAGAGCTTTTCTTATACattctttaatttttaaaaacacttCAATCATTGGTATTAAAGAATTCCACCGATTCTTACAATCTAATACAAGACGCATCTCATTTTTTTCTTGCTCCAACACGTATTTCTGTAAAATGTAATTTCTTCTGTTGGAGTTTTTGAAGTAACATACGATTTGACGAACATTTTTGAGTACTTTATATAACTCTAAACGTggataataatttgaatttacgtCTACATCAGAAATAAAACAGTCAAGATCTTCATCCGATTCATCATTATCACTGCTATCATTATCAAACAATTCCCGCTCATTTgaggtaatttttttgtaaaatacatCCATTATAGCCAAATGGATGGCGTTATTATAGCAAAGTTGACTTTCAATTCCAATTAAATGGCCGTATTTCTTCATAACTTCAGCACCATCATGTGTGCACGAAATTATGTCTGTATTTAAATTAAGCCcgaattcatttaatttatttgttattaatttttttaatgtgaaagcATCACATGTATCTTTAATAAATGTCAAACCCAACTTATgttcagtttttaaattttttttagtatcatGTAAAGTTACATTTAAATATCGTCTATGGTTTAAATCTGTCCATTCATCTACACTGATTGAAAAGCGACTTCCTGATTCTTTAAACTTCAAAAGTTCATCTCTAAGTTCTAGTTTCCTTTGGTTGTAAAATTCTAAAATCATCGTTTTAACAGTCAGTGGATTCTGTGGCATTTGATATCctcttttattgaaaaattctttCAAAGCagttgaattaactatatcttTAATCGAAAAACCATCATGAGCAACACATTTAGCTAAAAGTTCTGGTAGAGTTTCCGTTTTAACACAGTTTCGAATATTACTTGTAAGTTTCAAACATTTCACTGGGATTTGGTCTGTGTTTTCACTTTTTTTAGAATCTATTCcatgtttcaatttcaaatgattAGCAAGTCCTGATGTGGAACCTcccttacattttatttttgacttGCAAATTACACAATTAGCTACTTCACCAATTTCCTTTACGAAGAAGCTCCATACTCCAGATTTCTTTGAATTAATAAGTGgtgaaaactgaaaaaatgcaCATACAGACATATAATGTAGATTATGAAAATAGCACTTACAATTATTAACCTAtctgtacatacacatataaatctAAGCGTTTATGTTTTTATGCTatgcaaatttacaattttcaacTTAGGaccataaaatttggaatattatCTCATAGTGCTCTAATTTTGACAGTGGAAGAGCTCATAAACAGGGTCCAAGGACCCCTATACCAAAACCTCTGAGCATAGccgcttttatatatgtatgtagtatatacatatatattatatcttggTAAATTTTGTTtggcaaaaataagttttttatttattgtttattcttgatcacaattattttttttgtctaaaGAAACAGCCAACACAGTAATTGACCGGTTTTGGTTttagtctttttttttttgggaattTGGATAAATTTTttccatatattataattgcatCATTATGTCATAGGAATTATAACAATATGATGCACTTAGAAAATGGCTATATTTAGTTAAAAGCGTTAGgcatttttctatatatgtatgtacatatgtataaaagtaaATCTATATCCCGTTTTAAACTTCTCAGTCTGCAAGATATATAATTGTTGCTGATTACCCGATACActcatatcttatatataaaacggtaaacggattattccgcaaaaagtgatCTCGCGCACGACAattgttgccacaaaaatcgcggaTACGAAATATCTGGCACTTGAGTTCACGTTAGTTATTTCAGGTTGATAGCTTTCGAccgatggagtttttgggtgccagatgttccatattagagattttagtgacgtgcgcgagactgctttttgcggaataatcactgaaccataTAAAACAAAGGCCGTTcattgtgtgtatgtaattcGTTACTGATTGGCTATCGttaaatattcatgtttttcgattcaaataaatttaataaaaaaacaaatgaatgtttactaatagattggccatatttaaataatagaattataaaaatttatataatacttgatAGGGGTTAACTCCAGTGGACAATATTTGATGACTCTTTCCAAATAATCTTGAAATTTCTTCATCAGTGTTGATTGGACCCAATAGATCACATTTTCTCGCAAGCTGCTTTTCAAACAAAGAGAAATAAGGATAAGTATAATTtcgagaataataataataaaattatatttaaaatatgtataactacCTAACCATttgattaaatgaaatttacttTACAAATATATTGAACAGATTGTTTGCATAGTAActagttttaaaatgaaaataaaattatatcaaataatcTTTATATTAATGCGAAAATAAAGGAAGTGGCATGCAGAAATGAGCGGCAAGTAATAATCTTATCAGAGAAAATTAAGAAATTCTAGTGTTTTTACTCTCAATATATTTCATGGTGAACAGTAAAAGTCTGTTTATATTATCCTGTACTGCATGTCAACAATTTGGCACACCTGGTACAGTTTTGGTGACATGCACTGATATAtaataggttgtggctatttgttgatacagtatcgacgaattattgattATTTGTCAATATTTCATATGTACTCTACCttcaaatagtcaataattcgtaGATATATAGTATCTACAAATAGTCAACAATTAGCAGATACTATATCTACAAATTGTCattaattcgtcgatactgtatctacaaatagtcattaattcgtcgatactgtatctacaaatagccacatctaatatataatttcgaaagagactttgtatgtatgtatgtaagtattgttggttgggaatatggcgacgattcgattttttttcgattcaaataaatttaacaaaaaatcaaatgaatatttactatcagATTCGCcaagtttaagctgtttatattaaaaacactgagcgaagccgggtaaaacaactagttctaaataatatgaaattatcGTGTCAGTTACTGCCGTTTCAGATACGCCATGTAAACATTACGGAAGATACGAAGGTGTTCATATAGAAGGTACTGAGGAATATTTTTCTTACTGTTGTTTACGTGCCAGTTTGAGATGTATTGGTATAAAATAACCTGTTCTGTTCGTCGTGGAATTAAATTACATCGAAATCCATCGAAGCTCTTTATACTCGATTTGGAATCTCTTTATCTCAAATGATGTATCCAAATCGAACTTaccgaataataataaaaataattattattagttggACAGCTAACAAGTAGTAATTACACTATTGAGACatacaaaatatgaaatttattttgaaatgtttccTGCGAGCGTTTGTTTGTATCAAGTTTGACCTCTATTTAAGTAATGTATCAAAATCGAACATACCGAATAATAAAGATGATAACCAGCATTAAGCTGAGTTGGACAACTCTAGAGACAGATAAAAAGTTATGGgtgaataatacatacatacattctttgAATGTATCTTTTGATAGTTTGCTTGAATTTGAACCAAGGTTTTTgataaaacatttatatttaatgcgTCCAAATTTTCGAAGACTACGtatcatataatattcaaacaattcaaaaatttcTCCAATTTTAATTTGTCTTTTTTAAAACATCAACATTAATCACATTATTAATGATAATATCATAGCTCAATGAGGTACCGTTTGGCCactgctttttatttattttgcttgGAAAACATCTTTCTCTACTCGGAACCATGTGCATACCCCATTATAAAGCAGTTACACTTTGGAGATATTCAaagtacaaaatttattttaaaatgttaccTGCGAGTATTTGTTTGTATTATCTTCATCGTGCGATGATAAATCACTGCTGCTTTGGTGTTTCCTCTTCAGACTGTGATGTGGATTACTCATTTCATTTGCGTCAATTTGTTTCGAAAAGTCTTTATCTGCAGTACTCGCCCGCCTTTTATCAATGACAGGTTTGATGTCTACATTTTCCTCCCAAACATAATCTTCCAATGTGATTTCTTCCATCTTGATTCGAGATTTGGAAGATCTTCGCCTTAGTATTTCGTCATTTTTAATGCAAGCTTTCTTAAAATTAGCAAACGATTCCAGTTGGGATTCGCACGACAGGCATATTGAATCTGGAAGCCCGTCACCTTGTTCTACCTGCCATGGAGAAAGAACTGTTTggtataataatttgtgaaatgTATAAGATAGAGGAACAGAGAGCGGATACACCGACTTTGAGATGACAGCAGTTCCAGATGTGTCGTTCTATTGCTTGAGTATTATCGTAGATGGGGACATACGTTTCAAATGGTGCGGAAGATAGGCAGAGTCGGCACTCCGTCATGCTGACTTCAACTTCAATGTCTCGAGTACCGTTTTCCAATCATACTAAACTGTCACAACACAACACACAGGGTTGCCATCTAATTTATAATGATACAAGTGATTTTGCACGATGCCTTAGTGTTGTGTCAACACTATGACAAAAACTTTGTAcgaaacggttcggtgattactagtcaaatgtgaaccggtcacaggacaaacggtcgctttagatcggtcacacgtgatcacccgtcacactaaaactagtcacaccctaaaatcggtcaaccagttttcttgtgaccagttttagtgtgacgtgtgaccgatctagagtgaccggttgtcctgtgaccggttcacatatgactagtagtccgtttacctacGAAACATGTAAATAGGATTTAAATATAGAAGGAAAGTTGATtcgaatttatgtataaataaaaacattttcccaatatttgatattatgttTAGCCGAAATTAGTCTTGCATGGATTATACAATAATAGTGATGTCATGCCGCGCCGTCGTCTTTATAAGGTCTGTATATATTATCCAGCATTGCACGTCAACCGCTCGGTACAGtattgcacggaaaagactaattCTAATCATACTACGCAACAACGACAGATCCAGGGGGGAGGGAGAGAGGGGGCGATGGAAGGAAAGTGccagatatttaaaaatatgtatatatttttgttgggTGGAAAGTAATTGAAAAGCAAAAAATTGTTGATGATTTTCTTTTATTCTATCCGGCCTTATCTAATCCTTTGGTGATCTAAGACCCCGCTCCGATAGAAAGAAATCTTTCTGCGTTAGAATCAGCATAATGCAAAATTATTAAGCTAATAtcgtttttaaaagcttttttgaaTAATCCGAAAaggtttatttcttatattttatgtagaatagcAATAGCTATTAACGATCATCCAACTCGAATCTGCTTCATGAGTTcactattaaaaattaaaatgtaattgtagcAAGTTGCTGCTTAATATTTCACTATATTGAGATTTGCAGGATGTTCAAAACTTATGCCAATCAAAACGTAATACAGCGAGTTGTCGGTCAACGATCCATCATATCAAAAGTTATCTGCAATactacatatcgatggcttagtgcacatatattgtatgtccatttttgattttttttgtaacgaATTTTAAGTTGGTAAATGCTGGAATAAtttaggtttttcctttcaatataatttatgtggtatacgTAAATTACcgttaaaattacatacatagatatattgtaatattattacatacatacttattttcATTCGACAAAATTTCTCGATAGTTCTCAATTCTAAAAACCAAAAATTCAATCTCAGGATTTCGAtcaattgttaaattttaacatttaaattagaaaattttCTACATACTATCTTTAGTTTCCGGATTTTAGAAACCAGCTCTACGAACCAAAATTATTTTAGTAACCGGCTTTATCTAGCCAATGCGAACCTATAGCAGCACATCACTGCACATACACATTAGTAGGTACGAATCTGTCCATATAGAccgtactaaagaatatttttcgtattgccATTCACGTGCAGTTGGCGGCTTGAGTTGTACTAGTTTAGACGTACCTTAACTGCTCATCCCGGAGTTAAATTAGGTttgcatttttttacaaaattaaaaattaaaatataatatagtaaacaCGTGTATATTTctctgaaataatataaaattttaaaataaataagtacataaatatgtatgaaaaataatcattaaaaaacaaaaaatttaaaaattcgataacacattctaatattttattatatattttgtaggtAGGTAAATCTATCGCAGTCAGGACAAGAAACTAGTCCAATCCTATGAAGTAAGCACACAGCTTTTCCACAGGAATAACACATTAATCTAGTTCTTTTTTTAGCAGGCAACGGACAAAATCGGCATGATCCCCTACTCGGCGTTGACTTAGACACAACTTTGGTTTCTGTTGATGTTAATACTACGGGTGATTTTGGCAGAACCTCTTCACAATATGCTAAAACTACATCAATCGCATATTGTTGCTTGACGTGATATGTTTGTCTGATAACTTTCCTTTTCAAAATATTAGGTTTCACCAATTCCAGACACAATTCTTTAATGAAAAGCTTCTGACGGTCTGCACTACCTATTTTCCAATTTGGGTACCTGTTTATCCATAATAAGTAAGCATTTAGCGCTGCCATATCCAACAATTCCATAAACACTCGAAAAGGCCATCTCTTGGTCGCCTTTGCACAACAATACCTATTTTTGTCTAAATTCACAACTGCATGTTTTTTTCGCTTCATTTTGTACGCTTTATGTAAACTTGTAGTACCAGCGCCAGTGTgaatttctaaattatttatatacgacGTTGAAGAGTCGACTGCTGTCCAAATCAATATCCCATATCTGCCGCGCTCAGATTTTTCGAAAACTCGAAATGGACAATTGCCTCTATATGTCACCAAGTGTTTTTTCACGAGTATGTTGGAAGATTGAGTGTAATTTAGTATACAGGCGTCtcgaaatttatcaaaaattacttttattgGTTCTAATTTGTTTGAAGACGCTTGAAATCGTTCCTGCCGTGTTTGTTTGTTGTCAAAACGTATGTAactgtatattttgtaaaatctaTCCCGAGACAATGCTGCCGAAAAAAATGGCCAGGCAAAGGGAGTTTCTTTTGTCCACATttcagaaatatttattttttgtggcGTGATAATATTTTTGCCAGATGCCAGCATTAATCCAACGAATGCATATAATTCGTCTTCTGTAATTGCATCGATATTATTTTccaataattgaatattatttatgtgccGATTTGTCTCATCACATATCTCTTTCACAATTTCTTCATTTATGAATAAGGAAAACATTGATTTAATGTTAGTGCTGCTAACAATTTCATTTTCAAGTTTAGAAGTCTTGGTATCCCATTGTATTGAGGGAGCAGGTTGTTGCGAACTTCCATCTAATCTACATTTTGTTCCAATTACTGGATTATCTTCACTTTCACATAAATCAAAATGTAAGTCTAGTTCTTCAACGAAATCTTCTGTGTCCGACGTATCatctttaatttcaaattttgaatcACTATCATCATACTCATCTTCATAATCGGctatcaatttattttcagctatttcttttttctaaaataaaaataaattattattaaaaatgattattattgtTTGGATAGCAAACAAGTAGTAATTACACTATTGagacatacaaaatataaaatttattttgaaatgttaccTGCGAACATTTGTTTGTATTTTCTTCATGATGCGATGAAAAATTGCTGCCGCTTTGGCGTTTCCTCTTTAGACTGTGATGTGGattattcatttcatttaaGTCAATTTGTTTCGAAAAGTCTTTATCTGCTGTACTTGGCTGCCTTTCATTAATGACTGGTTTGATGTCTACATTTTCTTCCCAAACATAATCTTCCACTGTGATTTCTTCCATCTTGATTTGAGATTTTGAAAATCTTCGCCTCAGTATTTCGTCATTTTGAATGCAGGCTTTCTTAAAATTAGCAAACGATTCCAGGTGGGATTCGCACGACAGGCATATTGAATCTGGAAACCCATCACCTTGTTCTACCTGCCATGGAAAAATAACTGTTAggtataataatttgtgaaatgTATAAGATAGAGAAACAGAATAGCGGATACACCGACTTTGAGATGACAGCAGTTCCAGATGTGTCGTTCTATTGATTGAGTATTGTTGTAGATGGGGACATACGTTTCAAATGGCAGGGAAGATAGGCAAAGTCGGCACTCCATCATGCTGAGTCCAATTTCAAAGTTTAGAATACCCTTTTCCAATCATACTAAACTGTCACAACACAAGACACAGGGTTGCCATCTAATTTACAATGATACAAATGTTTTTGCACAATGCCGTCGTGTTGTGTTAATACTATGACAAAAACTGTGTTCGAAACAGTAATCGgattattccacaaaaagcGATATCGTGCAAGTCACTAATATATCGattacggaacatctggtactcgagttcttgttagtacaatatttcgcgtgttaagctttcgattgatggagttttgggtgccagatgtttcgtgatcgagattttagtgtcTTGCGTGAGaccgctttttgcggaataatcatcgAACTGTACGAAACATGCAAATGGgatgtaaataaaatagaaaagaaaattcgaatttatgcataaataaaaacattttttcaatatttgatgTTATAGCCGAAATTAGCCTTGGTTTGATATAATTAAAAGTTACGTCATGCGGCGCCACCCACTTTATGTCCTCCACAAATATTAGTTGTAATgacttaaggtctgttcatacctatccagcacgaccattatcctgcaggtgtcatgcaagtgcggatagtattctttggtacattatacggacgtattcatactccattcgcgcatgcgcatttacgcattcgtgcgcgtccatatagaatgaatcaaagaatactatccgcacttgcatgatacctgcaggatacgggtcgtgctggatagatatgaacagacctttattccTAATTAAGTtagcatttttactaccaggAGATACATCACCTCAAGTTAACTCAAGAACGACAGTGTCTTCGTTATGCTGCAGTTACACGAGGCCAATTGTTAAGATATTTCACTGAGTCAAATCAATATTGATGAAAGCCAATATATAGCCTTGTGTAAATGCAACATTATTGGTAGAGCATGGATTGTTTCCAATCCTCCTTATCATCATTCTTCTGTAGGTACTGGATCGCTTTCAGTCCTCCATCTGCAGTCACCATTCAAGAGCACTCCTGGTTCTCACCACCATTTTTAGCACAGCGAAGAAGtactaatgagaactcgagtgccagatgatccgtgatcgagatttcagTGAAGTGTGCGAGATcgttttttgcggaataatcaccaaacatCAAAATCAAACAAGAAGTCAACATTACAACGAAACACTCGAATTTATGATCTTGTAAACCTGCCACAAAATTAAACGTAAAAACCtgtaaaatttatttggtaTCGTTCTTTGTGTTGCATTGAATTTTATCCCTCTTCATATCCAATACCATGGTTCTGCTACCCAACAtttctttttgattttaatttccctgtttttaaaatataccgtTATGCCATTTGTcaatttttgttactggcagcACTCGCAATAACAGTGCAGTTCGTCACCTGCGCTTGTGTCAAAACTAGTTTATTTCACCTTTTACTATCAATTACGCTGAAAAGTAaggattatttaaattaaaaataaaacgcttctctgtatattttatacacatttatttagaAACCATAATTTCCATTGTAGTTGTAACAATTAGTTCGGATCTCTCAACTGTCATATAAGGTACTAATTGTAGGTGAATGTGATTCaccgcatacatatattttccatCATCTTCCAAGGCCTCATGATGCATAGCTTTGAATTCCGACGTAATTTTATAATCCGTTGTTGAGGTATTCAATTCACGCTCTTTCATTATCTCTTCTTCCAGTCGACAGATAAGGGGTATTATTTACTTAACGATGGCTTCGTACTAACCTAATATGTAACTAAATGCTATTTTATAACATTTCGATAGTCAATATTACAATTCCttgctttttttttgcaatatatgtgtatttgttgtttcacgattatttattttgtgcAATGAATCTGGCAACTGTGTGAAGTTAATATGTAgctatgtattgtatttgtactacgaatgtttaaatttcaaactCTTCGCTGTCAGTATTTTGAACTAATGACTAAAGTGaactttgaaaatttttatatacctactaaATTTGCATCTTAAAAAAtgtctatattttttaaaatttaaattagttttttcttttatatgaaTTATGACGCAGTTTATACTCGTTAGTACAAaggtttgaaaatatttaaaagtatagTCAAGTAGAACTCTGTATAGTAACAGACTTATGCttgaattttgtttaatttagtaTCCGTGGTAATAAATGGCGGTTAGATAAATATAGTCTATCTATCTGTATACTAACTTATTTGTACCTTATAAGTTTCCGCACCTTTAAAAGTAATCAGTGGAAAGATTTGCAGTGTTTGAGTGAGATATATTGACTCTGGTTGACAATTGTACAAAGTTTTGCTCCGTTGCAAACAGATTCATAATGTTTTTGAATGATTCGTTTGAACAATCGTATTCCATTTGAATattactatcataaattttcagTATCACAATTTAAAACCCCTTCATGTGAAAGCCAAATAAATTAATCCAtctcaatatgtacatagattaattaaaatcatactGGATATGTgggtattttcatatatgtcaTTGATTTCCTTATTATTTTGACTTCAGATCGACGGAGAGAGGGCTTTGAGACGACTTCTCAAACCACTGATGACTTTCAATCTGTAATTGCGATCGAATCATACTTGATTTATGCAACCATCTTCCAAAATGCCGACCCAACTTGTGAGTCAGGACAATACGACGAACGACATTCGGGTCAAGACGGCCTACAATGGGGACATACACATCACGTACATCCATCAGAACATTTCGCTTCAAAATTTATGCCAGGAGATGATAGCGATCTGTCGTTTTTCACCAGAACAGGTTCGATACTTAcattactcaatatatataatatatacatctagtgtttaattttttatatatgtaatgttcatatttaatttgattattggaATTTTTAGATTCATACATAGAAATTAAACcagtaatttacatataaaagtgGTGAAGtgcatgaaattaaaatttaatacaaccgAAAACATCACTGTTGACATTTTataaactatacatatgtatgttacagttcaagtgttcattctggttcgttcatgaacgtgctagtttgttcatacacaaactattgGTTTTAATGCTAATAGTcgaaagctatcttcaaatagactcccaccaggtgtcgcatgaaattTGTAgatgtcaaaacttttgagcttTTAAAACCTTTGATATGTCAAAATTCctagtatttaaaagggaaatacTATGGAAGTCACATTACAACTTTGTTATAATTCCTGtttccgctaatattaaaaatattgcaacccagagtaagcatatgtatgtatgtatataaatatgtaaaggatgggacaaacgattgagaatatatatacttatgcctaatagtttgtggaTAAtgaaactagttcgtttgtcaatttgttcttttgtgtacactataactggcctgattggtttgtgtatgaacaaactagtatattcATGAATGAACGAAATCTACACTtggacatatatatttaaaacatacaaaaataagaaaatattgtttttatattatattttgtaattgaaaaattcttATTGATACATTTTTGCATATACTTTGATAATTAAAGTTGATTTTAAACTTTTAATCCTCAGGACTTGTTGCCAGGTATAGCATTATGAATTGCTTTCagattttgaaagagactgatttttatgattatttaaataaatttgtttgaaaaagcTGTAAATTATTTAGCTTGATGAATGATTTATGGTTGTTAGTTATtctctttataaaaaaaaattgcacgaCAATTGATTACACGTGACTACTATTCTGAAACACTGCTTGtgtaaacattataaaattgtCAGTCTATTGTATGATCTGTAATTAATATTACAGGTGTTTACTATGAAGTGGGTCGATGAAGAAGGGGATCCTTGCACCATATCAACGCAGGTGGAGTTGGATGAAGCCATACGTCTATACGAGCTGAATCGTGACTCGGAGCTCACAATTCACGGTATTTACTTATTAATCAACATGTAGTTGGGATGGTGAAATGtaattgcttttatttttatatgtaatatgtacgtatatctgTTTTTTATCGCTGCAATACCAGCATTGATGTTGCCaaacacgatttttttttcgactgtTTTGTGAAAGAAAAATTGAATTGGTAGGTGGGAAGAATATCACTGTGGCAAATTTTCCATAGATTTTTTGAACGACTGTGGAAGtcagtaataatttatttagatttaaatgcatttaaattCTATCAGTCGTCATACTACAATACTTTATCTGTTCTCTCTAACTCTATATCAGTGATTCTCATGTGAAATTTTACCATAGCCGCATAATTGACATCGGTGATCCTATGAAAATTTCTGGTGGCCGCATTAAATTTTGCTTttgttg includes:
- the LOC143920894 gene encoding uncharacterized protein LOC143920894 isoform X2 — translated: MMECRLCLSSLPFETYVPIYNNTQSIERHIWNCCHLKVEQGDGFPDSICLSCESHLESFANFKKACIQNDEILRRRFSKSQIKMEEITVEDYVWEENVDIKPVINERQPSTADKDFSKQIDLNEMNNPHHSLKRKRQSGSNFSSHHEENTNKCSQKKEIAENKLIADYEDEYDDSDSKFEIKDDTSDTEDFVEELDLHFDLCESEDNPVIGTKCRLDGSSQQPAPSIQWDTKTSKLENEIVSSTNIKSMFSLFINEEIVKEICDETNRHINNIQLLENNIDAITEDELYAFVGLMLASGKNIITPQKINISEMWTKETPFAWPFFSAALSRDRFYKIYSYIRFDNKQTRQERFQASSNKLEPIKVIFDKFRDACILNYTQSSNILVKKHLVTYRGNCPFRVFEKSERGRYGILIWTAVDSSTSYINNLEIHTGAGTTSLHKAYKMKRKKHAVVNLDKNRYCCAKATKRWPFRVFMELLDMAALNAYLLWINRYPNWKIGSADRQKLFIKELCLELVKPNILKRKVIRQTYHVKQQYAIDVVLAYCEEVLPKSPVVLTSTETKVVSKSTPSRGSCRFCPLPAKKRTRLMCYSCGKAVCLLHRIGLVSCPDCDRFTYLQNI
- the LOC143920894 gene encoding uncharacterized protein LOC143920894 isoform X1 translates to MMECRLCLSSLPFETYVPIYNNTQSIERHIWNCCHLKVEQGDGFPDSICLSCESHLESFANFKKACIQNDEILRRRFSKSQIKMEEITVEDYVWEENVDIKPVINERQPSTADKDFSKQIDLNEMNNPHHSLKRKRQSGSNFSSHHEENTNKCSQKKEIAENKLIADYEDEYDDSDSKFEIKDDTSDTEDFVEELDLHFDLCESEDNPVIGTKCRLDGSSQQPAPSIQWDTKTSKLENEIVSSTNIKSMFSLFINEEIVKEICDETNRHINNIQLLENNIDAITEDELYAFVGLMLASGKNIITPQKINISEMWTKETPFAWPFFSAALSRDRFYKIYSYIRFDNKQTRQERFQASSNKLEPIKVIFDKFRDACILNYTQSSNILVKKHLVTYRGNCPFRVFEKSERGRYGILIWTAVDSSTSYINNLEIHTGAGTTSLHKAYKMKRKKHAVVNLDKNRYCCAKATKRWPFRVFMELLDMAALNAYLLWINRYPNWKIGSADRQKLFIKELCLELVKPNILKRKVIRQTYHVKQQYAIDVVLAYCEEVLPKSPVVLTSTETKVVSKSTPSRGSCRFCPLPAKKRTRLMCYSCGKAVCLLHRIGLVSCPDCDRFTYLQNI